A DNA window from Trypanosoma brucei brucei TREU927 chromosome 11 chr11_scaffold01 genomic scaffold, whole genome shotgun sequence contains the following coding sequences:
- a CDS encoding oligomeric golgi complex component 8, putative, whose amino-acid sequence MELEVSEESRIRSSIVEAMVQNYPLMSCTQEVNVKVATASDAALSCATRLGDSLTKLQALSQAMSRVGQLWRKERQVALGTVEQHQKLLAFLEAPSVLQECIRNEMYHEALVVLEHVRRSSQPIENVEFLHCVEAEVLIALQQALEEQILPRLAEQLTVASALKLTTFLRRLGVEETYIRQLFLLKRGEYIDGHMHEAERSGAPYSRIFRYLTTFKVHVAEVVLQYTACFSGEVDGGSCSELVGWCHARSFVFLERLRACLERIANGSELASVIEQYNNCASAAALVHMDMFGLISEAVSSRVKSLFAEQLSLATQSYSASMATFSWRPPTDAQRQALQINSEVEVVPGITSSPPVVLLQWLPLAYALNGILTAFNSIRKCVVPGVESFCVAKVEELMQIIARDLSRDRDILMAVEGAEKHAYLLFVHAFVHEFYTHVLVCVRELLGDEAQQQLAMTMQYSVEGLRGLLSHENKPSRDATRHVPHCCPSPDITLSQNAPPINDVGVAHGSEQFLETREKHS is encoded by the coding sequence ATGGAACTTGAGGTGAGTGAGGAGTCACGCATCCGCAGTAGCATTGTTGAGGCAATGGTACAAAACTACCCGCTGATGTCGTGCACACAAGAGGTGAACGTCAAGGTTGCCACCGCTTCAGATGCTGCGCTTTCGTGCGCGACGCGCCTCGGCGACTCTCTCACGAAGTTGCAGGCGCTTAGTCAGGCCATGAGCCGCGTAGGGCAATTATGGCGCAAGGAGAGGCAAGTGGCCCTGGGCACTGTGGAGCAGCACCAAAAGTTGTTAGCTTTCTTGGAGGCCCCTTCAGTTTTACAGGAGTGCATTCGGAATGAGATGTATCACGAAGCACTGGTGGTGTTGGAGCACGTTAGGCGGTCTTCTCAGCCCATCGAAAATGTGGAGTTCCTTCACTGCGTTGAGGCTGAAGTGCTCATCGCGCTCCAACAGGCCTTAGAGGAGCAAATTCTTCCTCGACTAGCGGAGCAGTTGACAGTTGCCTCCGCACTAAAGTTGACCACTTTTCTCCGGAGGCTCGGTGTGGAAGAGACGTACATCCGGCAACTGTTCTTGCTAAAAAGGGGAGAGTACATCGACGGTCACATGCACGAAGCTGAGCGTAGCGGTGCCCCGTACTCGCGTATATTTCGCTATCTAACAACATTCAAGGTCCACGTTGCTGAGGTGGTCCTTCAGTATACTGCCTGCTTCTCTGGCGAGGTAGATGGAGGCTCATGTAGTGAGTTGGTCGGGTGGTGCCACGCGAGGTCTTTTGTGTTCCTCGAGCGCCTCCGCGCCTGTCTGGAGAGGATTGCCAACGGCTCCGAGCTTGCATCTGTTATTGAGCAGTACAATAACTGCGCGAGTGCTGCAGCGCTGGTGCACATGGACATGTTTGGCCTCATTAGCGAGGCAGTTTCGAGCCGAGTGAAGTCTCTTTTCGCCGAGCAGCTTTCCCTTGCCACACAGTCCTACTCCGCATCCATGGCAACGTTCTCTTGGCGGCCTCCAACAGACGCCCAGCGACAAGCGTTGCAGATAAATAGTGAGGTGGAAGTGGTGCCGGGTATCACGTCGTCACCACCTGTGGTCCTTTTGCAGTGGCTGCCACTTGCATATGCACTGAATGGGATACTGACTGCGTTCAATTCGATTCGTAAATGTGTTGTGCCTGGCGTAGAGTCTTTTTGTGTCGCAAAGGTGGAGGAGTTAATGCAGATTATAGCGAGGGACTTGTCACGTGACAGAGACATCCTTATGGCAGTGGAGGGAGCTGAGAAGCATGcatatttactttttgtccATGCGTTTGTGCACGAATTTTATACACACGTCCTGGTCTGTGTCCGAGAGCTTCTGGGTGACGAggcgcagcagcagttggCCATGACTATGCAATATAGCGTGGAGGGCCTGCGTGGTTTGCTTTCCCATGAAAATAAACCGTCACGAGATGCGACCCGGCACGTACCTCATTGCTGTCCGTCCCCGGACATCACTCTCTCGCAGAATGCACCCCCAATCAACGATGTTGGTGTCGCTCACGGTAGCGAGCAGTTCCTTGAAACGAGGGAGAAACATTCGTGA